ACACCAGATTTGATTCTAGGTGGTATGTAGTAACAATATGATATGGAGATTACTGCAGATATCCATATTTTGATCAATCTTGTGAGTTCTTCCTCCATTTTCTCAGATCTTGGTTGGTGTTGATGAGTTTTTGGCAATAAAACTTGTTTTTGTTCAGATCATCGAATACATAAAAGTAGTTGAGATGTACAATACAATGACGAGTATTAAAATCGAGTGCATGGGTAGTAGTTGAGTAATTAAATTAATAATGACTGGAAACCTCGAACCAATCAATTGTGAAAAATGTCTCCATGTGACTAGAGGCTGGAGATAAGTTCTAGAAAAAAAAATTATAGTTATAATCTAAACTATAACTTGATCTGCGCGGATGTTAATTTTTATTTTTTATAAATTGTTTGTAATTTTTAAGTATATGGGTTATTTGTCTAATATTAGGTTCCTATGAAACGGCATGGACCTGTAAGAATCTGAAAATATAATGAATAACTGAATATATTAATGTATAATAATATTTCAAAATTATTGAAAACTGAATATATTAATGTATAATAATATTTCAAAATTATTGAAAATATTTAAATATAAGTTTTCTTAATAAAGATCTTGCTAAAATCTTATTAACACACAGATTTATTAGAATTGTTTAATAACTATATTATATTTAAAATGAAAAAATATCAAAAACTATTATGATTAAAATAGTTCAAAGATTATATATATTATTAGTATTAATAAAATGCATTTATTAAAATAATGGTCCCAAAAAAAAAAAGAATCACAAATGAAAAAAAATCATAACTTCTATTTTAAATTTTTAATAGATAAGATGAATGAAAGTCAGAACAAAACCAGTTGATCATTGGTTCTTATTTTTATTAAAATCAAATTAAACATAATATCATTATCCATAATTCATTAAAATCGCCCCCAAAAACTCAAATAAATTTTTCTTAAAGAAATCGTGGTGGAGAAGGTTCTCAAGGTTTTTCGTAGGGTTTCGGCGGTTACCCGATCCGTTTAGGCTACGACGGGTTCAATATCTGGATACTTGACCTGATAACCCGACCCATTTTAAATGTATTGGGCTTATTTTGTCTTGATGGTTGCCTTTGGGCTTTTATAAAAGACCACTATCATGTATTTCAATAAGTTTTAAATTATACTCTAAAAATACATGAAGTTTCTGGATATGACACAGCCATTAAAAAACTTATTTTTTATCTAAAAAATATCATTAAAATATAAATTAAAAATTATTCAATCAATCACAAAACAGACTATAAAATATAATTAGTTACATAATTTTTGATAAAGTTAAAAAGTACATTGAAATACGAAAATATCGTTTATTTTGAAACATCAAAAAACTCCATAAAACATCGTCTATTTTGAAACGGAATGAAGTGAGTATTATATAAAATATCAACATAGTATAAATTTAGCATCAAATTTGAAAAGCATAAGCTAAAAGTATCTCAAATGATTGACTGCATTTTTCAAATCGTGTGTAGTTCTTATCTTTGAATGATCAAATATAATCCTTCGGTTGACAAAAAAAAAATTGAAATACATAATCCTGTTTTAATTATTAGTTCTATTATATTATAGGGGTATTAGGGGTTAAAGGGTATAAGAGATTATGGTATATTGGATTTAGGGATATATGGGATTAGAGATACTGTATTAGGGGTATAAGAGATTAGGGTATATTGGATTTGGGGTATGTGAGATTAAAAATCAAGAAACAGTGATCGTTTGATGAATTTCATTTCATATAATATAACAGTAGCAACATAAACGATTCCACCAACAAATCAAATATTACAAAATTTGAAAAGACAAATTAAAAAATGTCCTTTTCCAGCAAGAAAAAAAAAATAGACAATGAGACAAGTTCTTAGTTTTTGACTTGCTTTACGTGACAACTATACTTTGTGTCCTTGAGGACCTTGACCAATCTCCTTCTTGTAAGACGCTGCACCATTTGGACAGAACAAAGACTCTTACAAAGAGATTTCAACAAATACATATTTCAAAACAAAGGAGTTTGGAGAAACCAAACCTATTCATCACGGAAACGTGAAAGATCCTCCAATTTGAGTAGAACCAGCAGGTGGGTTAACAGCAACCCAAAGCAGCGAAATAGTAATGGCAACAAGTCCCGACCAAACATAAACAATGGTCGGAGTCTTTCCTCTCCTTCCCATAAGCCCTTTAGCAAAAGGATAAAGATGAGCCAACACCCAGAAACTAAAGAACACTCCTCCTATCAACTTACTCCACTGCGGAATCACACTGTATATCGTCCTGCTAAACCCAACCGCGATAGCTATCAGATTCACCATCATGATCGTGATCGGTGGAATCATCAGAGACGTCCATTTGACTACGTAAAGATCCGCAAACTCGTCGTCCACATCGTCTCCTCCTGATTTAGACGTCAGAGTGAAAGAGATTTCGATTCCAGCCACAACTTTGAGCAAGCCTTGGATAACGGCGGCTAAGTGAGCGCTTGTTCCTCCAATAAGCCAGAACTGCTCGTTTCTCCACCATTCTTCCAACGAGATTCCTGACCATTTGATCTCGAGGAGAGCTAGTAAACACAATGTGATGGAGATGATAAGAAGATAGATGAGGAACGTGACGTTAAGCGTTTGGACTATGAACTGTCCTGAGAAGAGCGAGAGCGCGGGGAGGAAGCAGTAGACGATGAGGAAGATCGAAGTGAAAGGATAGATTCCGACGTTAAGGTAAGCGATTCTTTGGAGGATCTTCATCTTCGGGGAAGCGAGGAAGGCGTTGTTTCTCGAGAAGAAGATCTCCACCGAGCCAGTAGCCCAGCGGAGAACCTGGTGAAGCCTATCCGTCAAGTTTATAGGAGCCGTGCCCCGGAACGCGTCACGTTTCGTCACGCAGTAAACTGACTTCCATCCACGGTTATGCATTCTATAACCGGTCACCACGTCTTCGGTGACGGACCCGTAGATCCACCCGATCCTCGACCCCCACTCGGTTTTATCTTCGTACCAACATGAGATGACTGCTATAGCTTCCGCCACCGTCGACGCATCAAGAAGCTCACGAGGGATGGTGAGAGCTCCAGGAGGTCGTCCGTTCTGCACGGCCGGGTGGTCAGCGAGCGGACGGCCTTGGAACTCTGCTACAGGGATCGAATCTATAAGGAACGTCGAGTTTCCGAACTTTTTAGGAACCAAGGAAAGACTCATCTCTTCGTCATCATCCGAGTCACCACCACCACCACTCATTCTCAAAGATCTGTTTTCTTCAGCGACACGGCTCTTCTTTTTCTTGCGACGGAAGCAACAGCTGCAGAATCCAGGACTGTGTTCTTTAGACCGCGGCGGGTCGAATCCGTACAAGGCGATTCTTCTAAAGAGACAACCCGTTCCGACGTAAACCGGACCCATCAAACCATCAAGAGCCCTCATGTTGACATCGAAGAAGACGGTGTTGTGGTTAGCGTACCGATCCGATGGGTCAATGCCTTCGAACCGCTGCGGGAACTGAATGTAGCAAAGGCGGTCGCCGCCACGGTCCATCATGAAACACATTCCTTCTCTCAAAGCCTGAGAGTTGTATATGTAATGATCACAGTCGAGATTTAGTATGAATGGACCGTTGGACATGATTGCGGATGCTCGGACCAATGCATTCATGGCTCCTGCTTTCTTGTTGTGGTCATAACCTGGTCGTTTCTCACGCGAGACGTAGACCAGAAGGGGTAGACGAATGTCGACGTCTGTAAGATCTAAGAACCCTTCAGAGTCTCCATGTAGTGGCTCATCACTAGGAGGCTTCAACATCACCTGCATTTATCAAAAAGAAAAACATTGATCTAAGAGATGACATAGAAACTGAACTGAAATAAACCAAAATTCTTGTTCAATGGAACCAAACTCTGGTTCCAATTCAGTTATGAGTGAACTGAATGTTTCAAACTAATGTTTTTAAAACCTGATTGGAAGCTAAACTAAATAATTATTTGGTTCACGGTTTATTATGGTTCTACTGGATTATACGTAGTTCAATATATTTATAATATATTATTTAAAAGTAATATTAGTAAATATGGTACATAATTAAAGTATAAATGAATATCATATATAAAACTTTATAAATATAAATTGTTTTTTATATGGTTGGTTTATGGATTTTTCATAGTTTAAATGGTTTTTATCCGGTTCAATAACTTTGGGATCCAATCCGCTACTGATTCATGGTCAAACCTAGTCCAACCATCGGGTTTTTCCGGTTTTAAAAGTACTGTTCCAAACTAAAGAAACATGAAATAGCTGAACTGGACCGAAATGTTGTACCTGAATGATACCAGCATGGTCACTCCGGGAATGATCAGGAGCAGAATTTATCCAAGTTCCAGGCCAATGAGTACCATCAGCCATCCATGTAGCTTTAGGAATCTTAACCGGCTCCACAATCTCATCCTCTCTGTTCTGTCTCTGCTCCTTCATGGCCTTAATCTCTTCCCTCGCGTGATAAGCATCAGAACGTCGCCTGATAGAGTCAGGCAAGCCGTTGATCCTAACCTTAAACTCATCATACTCACGCTTCACCCTCCTCCTATCCTTCACAAAATCAGCTTTCACCTTGTTCTTGTAAGGATCTCTCTTCAGACTAAAATACGAATCAGGATTCCTCGGCTAGATGTTGTGTTTACGACAGAAAGGAACCCATATGTTTGCGAAACTAGCTGCTTCAGCCATGGCTTCAAACGTCAGAAGCGCTCCTCCGTCGTCTGAGACATAGCAGGCAAGCTTTTCCACAGGGTAGTCAGCAGCTAGGATGGATAAAATGGTGTTGGAAGTGACGAGAGGAGGCTCTTTCTCCGGATCTGCTGTTGATACAAACATGTCTAGTCCAGGGAGATCAGACTTCCCTGTCGGGTTGCTCGGTGTGGGAGTTTCGAATTTCTCTTTGAGAACGTTGAGGTCAGTAGCTCGGTTAATAGGACACAGCTTCGGAAGCTGATCAAGAAGCCAAGAGAAGGCGAACCAAAGCTCACAAACCACAGACATCCCCCATAGCCATATTGCATCTTGGTTCTGGTGCTTAATCCTCCACATCAAGAACAGTGCAAGAACAACAATCCTTATAAATATCAAAAGCCTACACAAGAAAAAATAATATCAATGAAAGTTTAAAATGTTCAAGAAATCCTTATATGGAATTATTGATTAGGCGGAGGCTTAGACCGTTTTTTTAAACACCTTAACCGGTTTTTTAAAAAAATCCTTCTACAAAAGTTTCTTTGTTTAGGTCCGATTTGCCGACTAAGCGCCGCATTTTTAGCTATTTTTAGCTAAATTATAATGATATACTGGATACATAAGGAACAAACATTTTTTCACCTGTAAGGACTAATAACAGCTGCAGGAATCTGGAGCTTCCGAGTAAGCGGTCTCCACGGTCTGCTCATTAGATCCTGCGGCCCCATACCGTGACCATCCTTCTCACTACCTAAGTTCCCATCCTTTGTCCAAAAAGCATTACCGTAACCGTAAGTCCCACTCGTCTCAAACAACCACCGGTTATGATCAAAATCCCCGGTTTGACTCCTCATCAAACCGGACTTAGTTGACTTCATCAACGACAATCTCCTCTCCATCTTGGACCCACCACCACCAGAAGGTGGAGGAAGCATAGGCCTTTGCTGCTGCCCCTTGTTATTGTTCTCAGCCAAGTCTGTTAGATCCGTGTTCCTGTAAGGCTCCTTACACCCGGGACAGATCCCACCTCCTGTCTTCACAGCGTCCACAAAGCAATCCCTACAAATCTTGAAATCACACTCGCAAGGCAAAAGATCTTGACCCCTCTCGTCGCTCATCACCTTCACATCACAACCAGGGATAGCGCAAGAGGACCCTTTAGCGCCCGCCATCTGCGGATGATTCGTCTCGGAGTCGATCACTTTGTCCATGAGATGAGCGCGCGTGACGCTGTTGAAACCGCCCGTGAACAGGGAGCTTGACACGTACTGCTCCTCGACCTTTTGAGAGATGGACGGGTCCATGGGCTGGTTGTCTGGAGTCGGGGGGATGTGGACCGTGTAGTTTGTGAAATCGACGCTTCCGAGTTCGCTGTCGAGATCATCTCTCGAGTAGTTGACGTAGCGTCCGGAGGAAGTTCTCCGAGCGAATGTCACGCCGGGTGGCTGCTGCTGGTGGTTTCTTGCGGCTTCGGCGGCGTCGGAGTTTGTTGAGAGGTTGGATCGACTGTTGGTGAAATGGTTATTAGACGCCATGATCGTCTAGTACAAATATCCACCGGACTTTTGTAGCCGGCAGATCCCTGAGAGAGATTAAAAGGACAAATCATCAAGTCATTGTCATAGATCAGATAACATTCAAGAAATGAACAGGTCATCAATAGATCTAGACAAGAAGAAGATCTTATCATAAATTACATAATAAATACAACGAAAAAGACAATGATCATTGTCTTTTTACCCCCCAACAAAAAAAGGAAGAGAATCTTTAAATCTGAAGCAGCTAAAGAGGGAAAAATCTATAACATCACTAAACTTAAATTTCAAACTTTGACATTACAATGAATCGTAGACAATGTTATGTTACCTGAGAGACCGTAACAGAGGAAAGTTGAGCTTCAGATCTTCCGAAGATGTTTGGAAGAAGAAAAACGCTTTTTAATTTATCAGATATTTTCTGACAGACGAAGTCACATGTGGTCGTGTTGCGCAAATTGGTTAAGGAAGGAGGAGGAGGAGGAGAAGAGGAGGAAGGGACTTAGTCGTGAGACCAAATACATCGGCACTACTACTGATACACGTTATGATGGCAACCATTGCCTCATTTTTTTATTCGGGGGAGATCTTACATGAATTAAAATATTATTTGTGTAAAATAATTGGAGAAAGGAGAAGAGATGAGAATGAAAGAAGATACAAAGATCCCTCTGCTGCTCTTTTATTTTTTTTAACTGAAGTAGTATGGTGGTTTCGAGACGGTAACAGTGACGACGACTGTCAAAACGCCGGCGGGAGAAAAAAGCCGTTTTTTTTTAATAACCTTTTGGTATTCTCTTTTGAGTTGAGGTTTTCGGACAAGCTGGAGAGAATTAAGACATTCTATTAAAAAAATTTTAATTTTTAATATAAGTAACGCGTTCGACGGAATTATCTATTTTGTGGAATTTAATAAAGTAACGCGGAAGCTGAGGGTGTTTTGGGTATTTCGCAAGTGAAATGATGGTCGCATAAGAAGAAATGTTGGGTTGGTTTAACGTGTGCGCTTTTTTGTAAACACACCGTCCATCAGAAACGTCAATCACGCATGTTGTAACGGGCGCAAGTAAACACCTTTAATTATTGTTCTTAAGAATACTTAAAAAAACAAAACGAAAATATGCTACTGGCACGCGTACACACGTATATTCCGAATGTTTTTTTTTTCATTTTATAATCCGATTATGAAAACTTGAACCGAGTAAATCAGACCATTAAACGTCTTGGTCGAACCAAAATGCAGACAAAACAGAGTTTTGAAACACCATCAAGTTCGACATCAAAATAAAGAAAACTAAACAAACGTCCTTAGAGACTTGACATTGTGCTGCAAACAAGATCCATCCTCCTCTCTGCACGAAACAAAAAGAAGTAAATTAACTACAAAAACCTCAAAGCTATTTAAAACTAATAAACTTCCAAGAATAGACTAGAACCAATAGAAGCACAAGAGATTTGAGTAAACTTGGTTGAGCAATCTACCTTGGTGATGATCTCAGAGTCTCCGTTGTGCAGTCCACTTCACTCGTAAAGGAGCTGGACACTGCAACTGTACGAGTAGTCGAACTCTTCTATCATCTCCAAGACACGTTCGGCAAATCGACGGTCGTACTTAAGCGGCGTAGGAACATCTTCGTCGACATAGATATTCATCTTCTTCAAACAAGGAAAATAGTCCAAGAAATGCTCTATCATGTTAATCTCTTTC
This sequence is a window from Brassica oleracea var. oleracea cultivar TO1000 chromosome C1, BOL, whole genome shotgun sequence. Protein-coding genes within it:
- the LOC106337376 gene encoding LOW QUALITY PROTEIN: cellulose synthase-like protein D3 (The sequence of the model RefSeq protein was modified relative to this genomic sequence to represent the inferred CDS: substituted 1 base at 1 genomic stop codon), which translates into the protein MASNNHFTNSRSNLSTNSDAAEAARNHQQQPPGVTFARRTSSGRYVNYSRDDLDSELGSVDFTNYTVHIPPTPDNQPMDPSISQKVEEQYVSSSLFTGGFNSVTRAHLMDKVIDSETNHPQMAGAKGSSCAIPGCDVKVMSDERGQDLLPCECDFKICRDCFVDAVKTGGGICPGCKEPYRNTDLTDLAENNNKGQQQRPMLPPPSGGGGSKMERRLSLMKSTKSGLMRSQTGDFDHNRWLFETSGTYGYGNAFWTKDGNLGSEKDGHGMGPQDLMSRPWRPLTRKLQIPAAVISPYRLLIFIRIVVLALFLMWRIKHQNQDAIWLWGMSVVCELWFAFSWLLDQLPKLCPINRATDLNVLKEKFETPTPSNPTGKSDLPGLDMFVSTADPEKEPPLVTSNTILSILAADYPVEKLACYVSDDGGALLTFEAMAEAASFANIWVPFCRKHNIXPRNPDSYFSLKRDPYKNKVKADFVKDRRRVKREYDEFKVRINGLPDSIRRRSDAYHAREEIKAMKEQRQNREDEIVEPVKIPKATWMADGTHWPGTWINSAPDHSRSDHAGIIQVMLKPPSDEPLHGDSEGFLDLTDVDIRLPLLVYVSREKRPGYDHNKKAGAMNALVRASAIMSNGPFILNLDCDHYIYNSQALREGMCFMMDRGGDRLCYIQFPQRFEGIDPSDRYANHNTVFFDVNMRALDGLMGPVYVGTGCLFRRIALYGFDPPRSKEHSPGFCSCCFRRKKKKSRVAEENRSLRMSGGGGDSDDDEEMSLSLVPKKFGNSTFLIDSIPVAEFQGRPLADHPAVQNGRPPGALTIPRELLDASTVAEAIAVISCWYEDKTEWGSRIGWIYGSVTEDVVTGYRMHNRGWKSVYCVTKRDAFRGTAPINLTDRLHQVLRWATGSVEIFFSRNNAFLASPKMKILQRIAYLNVGIYPFTSIFLIVYCFLPALSLFSGQFIVQTLNVTFLIYLLIISITLCLLALLEIKWSGISLEEWWRNEQFWLIGGTSAHLAAVIQGLLKVVAGIEISFTLTSKSGGDDVDDEFADLYVVKWTSLMIPPITIMMVNLIAIAVGFSRTIYSVIPQWSKLIGGVFFSFWVLAHLYPFAKGLMGRRGKTPTIVYVWSGLVAITISLLWVAVNPPAGSTQIGGSFTFP